The Desulfuromonas versatilis genome has a segment encoding these proteins:
- a CDS encoding lipid-binding SYLF domain-containing protein, whose translation MMKKVFGSTLLALALLCAALLPAPAEARLAEPQKLRDVIEVLDQAVGIPESGIPPRLLTNAYGVVIIPGAIKVGVVLGGRYGKGVVLVRGPAGDWSHPAFVSLTGGSLGLQIGAQSTDVILVFKTRRSIEGLLEGKITLGADAAVSAGPVGRQVEGATDGRLAAEIYSYSRSRGLFAGVSLAGAVLQIDQEANREFYRRSNVQPRMLLDGEGLPRYPEVDQLRARLRRFAPAVAD comes from the coding sequence ATGATGAAAAAGGTATTTGGCTCGACCCTGCTTGCCCTGGCCCTTCTCTGCGCCGCGCTGCTGCCGGCCCCGGCCGAGGCGCGCCTGGCCGAACCGCAGAAGCTGCGTGACGTTATCGAAGTGCTTGATCAGGCCGTGGGGATCCCCGAAAGCGGTATCCCGCCCCGGCTGCTGACCAACGCCTACGGCGTCGTCATCATCCCGGGCGCCATCAAGGTGGGGGTGGTGCTGGGCGGCCGCTACGGCAAGGGGGTGGTGCTGGTCCGCGGGCCGGCGGGGGATTGGAGCCATCCGGCCTTCGTCTCCCTGACCGGCGGCAGCCTCGGGCTGCAGATCGGCGCCCAGTCGACGGACGTCATCCTGGTGTTCAAGACCCGGCGCAGCATCGAAGGGCTGCTCGAGGGCAAGATCACCCTCGGCGCCGACGCGGCGGTTTCTGCCGGGCCGGTGGGTCGGCAGGTGGAAGGCGCCACCGATGGCCGGCTCGCCGCGGAAATCTACTCCTACTCGCGAAGCCGGGGCCTGTTCGCCGGGGTCTCCCTGGCCGGCGCGGTGCTGCAGATCGATCAGGAAGCCAACCGCGAGTTCTATCGCCGCAGCAACGTCCAGCCGCGCATGCTGCTCGACGGCGAGGGCCTGCCGCGCTACCCCG
- a CDS encoding class I SAM-dependent methyltransferase, which translates to MSAAKPLTRIVAWSHELLAEVLEPGQAALDLTAGNGHDTLFLARQSGAGGTVLAFDVQEQALAATAERLRLAGISWRPAAPGPLPGAGVYLAHDSHAHLERYQTGALRAVIANLGYLPGGDPTRVTQPATTLAALAPAARRLAVGGRIAVVVYPGHPGGAEEGRAVAGIFGRLPSAHWQVLRLEVANHPRVPYLLVAAKSRAEAPLGADCPDSNC; encoded by the coding sequence GTGTCCGCAGCAAAGCCCCTGACCCGCATCGTTGCCTGGTCCCACGAACTGCTCGCCGAGGTCCTTGAGCCCGGCCAGGCGGCGCTGGATCTCACCGCCGGCAACGGCCACGACACCCTGTTTCTGGCCCGCCAAAGCGGGGCCGGCGGCACCGTGCTGGCCTTCGATGTTCAGGAACAGGCGCTGGCCGCCACTGCCGAGCGTCTGCGTCTCGCCGGCATTTCCTGGCGGCCGGCGGCGCCGGGGCCGCTGCCCGGGGCGGGGGTCTACCTGGCCCATGACAGCCATGCGCATCTCGAGCGCTACCAGACCGGGGCCTTGCGGGCGGTCATCGCCAATCTCGGCTATCTCCCCGGGGGTGACCCGACGCGGGTCACGCAGCCGGCCACCACCCTGGCCGCCCTGGCGCCGGCGGCCAGGCGGCTTGCCGTGGGGGGGCGCATTGCCGTAGTCGTTTACCCGGGGCACCCCGGCGGGGCCGAAGAGGGCAGGGCCGTCGCCGGGATCTTCGGCCGGCTCCCCTCGGCGCACTGGCAGGTGCTGCGGCTCGAGGTGGCCAACCATCCGCGGGTTCCCTACCTGCTGGTCGCGGCAAAAAGCCGCGCTGAGGCGCCCCTGGGCGCCGATTGCCCGGACTCGAATTGCTGA
- a CDS encoding tellurite resistance TerB family protein, whose amino-acid sequence MLNLLRKLTGVAGPEKGAAAEPDRIQVAACVLLLEMAHTDGEFHAMEATLVKDLLADKFQLSAEATAELIALAQQEREASLDIYQFTRQIDANFSLEQKLEVIESLWRIVYVDGVLDKYEEYLMRQLAKLLHISHRQMIEAKLKVLAEQRASS is encoded by the coding sequence ATGCTGAACCTGCTCCGCAAGCTGACCGGTGTGGCCGGGCCTGAAAAAGGCGCGGCGGCCGAGCCCGACCGCATCCAGGTGGCGGCCTGCGTGCTCCTGCTCGAAATGGCCCACACCGACGGCGAGTTTCACGCCATGGAAGCGACGCTGGTCAAGGATCTGCTGGCCGACAAGTTCCAGCTGTCGGCGGAGGCCACGGCGGAACTCATCGCCTTGGCCCAGCAGGAGCGCGAGGCCAGCCTCGACATCTACCAGTTCACCCGGCAGATCGACGCCAACTTTTCCCTGGAGCAGAAACTCGAGGTCATCGAAAGCCTCTGGCGTATCGTCTATGTCGACGGGGTGCTGGACAAGTACGAGGAGTACCTGATGCGCCAGCTCGCCAAGTTGCTGCACATCTCTCACCGGCAGATGATCGAAGCCAAGCTCAAGGTGCTCGCCGAACAGCGCGCCAGCTCCTGA
- a CDS encoding DUF190 domain-containing protein — MTKLEGEQTLMRIFIGESDRWQRRPLYEALVELFRQEGFAGATVLKGAMGFGARSVTHSDKLLRLSNDLPVVIEVVERQEKIEALLPRLDAMIEGGMITLEKARVIRYRK, encoded by the coding sequence ATGACCAAGCTCGAAGGCGAACAGACGCTGATGCGCATCTTCATCGGCGAAAGCGACCGCTGGCAGCGGCGACCGCTCTACGAGGCGCTGGTGGAACTGTTTCGCCAGGAGGGATTCGCCGGCGCCACGGTCCTCAAGGGGGCCATGGGCTTCGGCGCCCGCAGCGTCACCCATTCGGACAAGCTGCTGCGGCTCTCCAACGACCTGCCGGTGGTCATCGAAGTGGTCGAGCGCCAGGAGAAGATCGAGGCCCTGCTGCCCAGGCTCGACGCAATGATCGAAGGCGGCATGATCACCCTGGAAAAGGCTCGGGTGATCCGCTATCGAAAGTAA
- the crcB gene encoding fluoride efflux transporter CrcB encodes MQLIYIGLFGALGCLGRYYLSGWAYALAGRGLPYGTLAVNLLGSFLLGLVMEGSLRSSLLGSELRMGITVGFMGGFTTFSTFSYETFRLLEEGSLLQAGANVLLNVLLCLAFAGLGIYLARQL; translated from the coding sequence ATGCAGCTGATTTATATCGGCCTGTTCGGCGCCTTGGGCTGCCTGGGCCGTTACTATTTATCCGGGTGGGCCTACGCCCTGGCCGGACGGGGCCTGCCCTACGGGACCCTGGCGGTCAACCTGCTCGGGTCCTTCCTGCTCGGCCTGGTGATGGAGGGGAGCCTGCGCAGCTCACTGCTCGGCAGCGAACTGCGCATGGGGATCACCGTGGGCTTCATGGGGGGCTTCACCACCTTTTCGACCTTCTCCTACGAAACCTTCCGCCTGCTCGAAGAGGGGAGCCTGCTGCAGGCCGGCGCCAACGTGCTGCTCAACGTGCTGCTCTGCCTGGCCTTCGCCGGCCTGGGGATTTACCTGGCGCGCCAGTTGTAG
- the rpoH gene encoding RNA polymerase sigma factor RpoH, with protein sequence MSNLCLPVTADTFELYMAEINHFDLLSREEEVELARRYRAKGDLEAAHRLICANLRFVVKIAQEYRAYGIRMLDLVQEGNVGLMMAVKKYDPERGIRLISYAVWWIRAYIHNFIIRSWSLVKIGTTQAQKKLFFKLNQTRAAVRRLTGREDTQLVARELEVSDAEVEEMALRMGSRDASLDLQLTEGEDYSLMDTLADDRENQEALLLQKEEQRLLSSQVGDALQRLNPRERRIVRERILAEQPRTLQELADDYGISRERVRQLEKNALDKLRHSLQAAEAG encoded by the coding sequence ATGAGCAATCTTTGCCTGCCGGTTACCGCCGACACCTTTGAACTTTACATGGCCGAGATCAACCACTTCGACCTGCTCAGCCGCGAGGAGGAGGTCGAACTGGCCAGGCGCTACCGCGCCAAGGGCGACCTGGAGGCCGCCCACCGCCTGATCTGCGCCAACCTGCGTTTCGTGGTCAAGATCGCCCAGGAGTACCGGGCCTACGGAATCCGCATGCTCGACCTGGTGCAGGAGGGAAATGTCGGGCTGATGATGGCGGTCAAGAAATACGATCCGGAGCGGGGCATCCGGCTGATTTCCTACGCGGTCTGGTGGATACGCGCCTATATCCACAATTTCATCATCCGCAGCTGGTCGCTGGTCAAGATCGGCACCACCCAGGCCCAGAAGAAGCTCTTTTTCAAGCTCAACCAGACCCGCGCCGCGGTACGCCGCCTGACCGGGCGTGAGGACACCCAACTGGTGGCCCGCGAACTGGAAGTAAGCGACGCCGAAGTGGAGGAGATGGCCCTGCGCATGGGCTCCCGCGACGCCTCGCTCGATCTGCAGCTCACCGAAGGCGAGGACTACAGCCTCATGGACACCCTCGCCGACGATCGCGAGAACCAGGAGGCGCTGCTGCTGCAGAAGGAAGAGCAGCGCCTGCTCAGCTCCCAGGTCGGCGATGCGCTGCAGCGGCTCAACCCCCGCGAGCGGCGGATCGTCCGTGAGCGCATCCTCGCCGAGCAGCCCCGAACCCTGCAGGAGCTGGCCGATGACTACGGCATCAGCCGCGAACGGGTGAGACAGCTGGAAAAGAACGCCCTGGACAAGCTGCGCCACAGCCTCCAGGCAGCGGAGGCTGGGTGA
- the bamD gene encoding outer membrane protein assembly factor BamD, whose translation MKRLLLTLLIPLLAAACTSTVVPQPKSAESYLQEGENFFERGLYDDAIGAWEKVRDSYYSPELNVIAELKIAEAYYLDERYAEAAAAYEDFLKQHPDHEKTSRVLYELGMSYYNQRLSADRDQGATRNALSTFESFLQQFPQDPKAEGVQVMADRCRDLLADHELYVGRFYYRTKKYAAASSRLEGLFKRYPNYFHRDEAYYYLGQAYLMKEDRTRAAQAFNELYREFPNSEFILPAQKLLEKRY comes from the coding sequence ATGAAACGGTTGCTTCTGACACTCCTTATCCCCCTGCTGGCCGCCGCCTGCACTTCGACGGTGGTGCCCCAGCCCAAATCCGCCGAAAGCTACCTGCAGGAAGGTGAGAACTTTTTCGAGCGGGGCCTCTACGACGACGCCATCGGCGCCTGGGAAAAGGTGCGTGACTCCTATTATTCGCCCGAACTCAACGTGATCGCCGAGCTGAAGATCGCCGAAGCCTATTACCTGGACGAGCGCTACGCCGAGGCGGCCGCCGCCTACGAGGATTTTCTCAAACAGCATCCCGACCACGAAAAAACCTCCCGGGTTCTCTACGAGCTCGGCATGTCCTATTACAATCAGCGGCTCTCGGCCGACCGCGACCAGGGCGCCACCCGCAACGCCCTGTCCACCTTCGAAAGCTTTCTCCAGCAGTTCCCCCAGGACCCCAAGGCCGAAGGGGTTCAGGTCATGGCCGACCGCTGCCGGGACCTGCTGGCCGACCACGAGCTCTACGTCGGCAGGTTTTATTACCGCACCAAGAAATATGCCGCCGCTTCCAGCCGCCTGGAAGGGCTTTTCAAGCGCTACCCCAACTATTTCCACCGGGACGAGGCCTACTATTACCTCGGCCAGGCCTACCTCATGAAAGAGGATCGGACCCGCGCCGCCCAGGCCTTCAACGAGCTCTACCGAGAGTTTCCCAACAGCGAGTTCATTCTGCCGGCCCAGAAGCTGCTGGAAAAGCGTTATTGA
- a CDS encoding acetyl-CoA hydrolase/transferase C-terminal domain-containing protein, whose translation MSTIQSRIRRKSLLNKVVQPEELIPMFKNGMNLGWSGFTPVGYPKVMPVALADHVEQNNLQGKLRFNLFIGASVGVETEDRWASLDMIDRRWPYQTGKNIQKGINSGKIRMGDKHLGHFAQDIGYGFYTENGRIDIAIIECTDIAEDGGLVLSGSCGICPELCQVADKIIIELNTEMPSHEGLHDIIEPVAPPNRLPYLITDAGSRAGSPYVRCDPDKIVAIVESKKLDNGRPLGPPDEISEQIADHILDFLQNEVKRGRLPKNLLPLQSGVGNIANAVVGGLVKGPFKNLSVYTEVLQDTMLDFFDSGKLDFASACSLSLSNEGFKRLYANWDEYTKKIVLRQLSISNHPEPIRRLGCIAMNTPVEFDIYAHANSTLVGGTRMINGLGGSGDFLRNGFLKIMHTPSVRPSKSDPTGITCVVPKAPHVDHTEHDLDVLVTEQGLADCRGLAPKDRAQVIIDKCVHPDYKPIIQEYFDMAKKICLEKGVGHEPQLFDRCFKMQWNLEKNGTMKVDNWDVKIDF comes from the coding sequence ATGTCTACAATTCAGAGCCGCATCCGCCGCAAATCCCTGCTCAACAAGGTGGTACAACCCGAAGAGCTCATCCCGATGTTCAAGAACGGGATGAACCTCGGCTGGTCGGGTTTCACCCCCGTCGGCTACCCCAAGGTCATGCCGGTGGCACTGGCGGACCACGTCGAGCAGAACAACCTGCAGGGCAAGCTGCGCTTCAACCTGTTCATCGGCGCGTCGGTCGGCGTTGAAACCGAGGACCGCTGGGCGAGCCTCGACATGATCGACCGCCGCTGGCCCTACCAGACCGGCAAGAACATCCAGAAGGGGATCAACTCGGGCAAGATCCGCATGGGCGACAAGCACCTCGGTCACTTCGCCCAGGATATCGGCTACGGCTTCTACACCGAGAACGGCCGCATCGACATCGCCATCATCGAGTGTACCGACATCGCCGAAGACGGCGGCCTGGTTCTCTCCGGCTCCTGCGGCATCTGCCCCGAGCTGTGCCAGGTGGCCGACAAGATCATCATCGAGCTCAACACCGAGATGCCCTCCCACGAGGGTCTGCACGACATCATCGAGCCGGTGGCTCCGCCCAACAGGCTCCCCTACCTGATCACCGACGCCGGCTCCCGCGCCGGTAGCCCCTACGTGCGCTGCGACCCGGACAAGATCGTCGCCATCGTCGAGTCCAAGAAGCTCGACAACGGCCGTCCCCTGGGCCCCCCGGACGAGATCTCCGAGCAGATCGCCGACCACATCCTCGACTTCCTGCAGAATGAAGTCAAGCGCGGCCGCCTGCCCAAGAACCTGCTCCCCCTGCAGTCGGGCGTCGGCAACATCGCCAACGCGGTCGTCGGCGGCCTGGTCAAGGGCCCCTTCAAGAACCTCTCGGTCTACACCGAGGTTCTGCAGGACACCATGCTCGACTTCTTCGACAGCGGCAAGCTCGACTTCGCCTCGGCCTGCTCCCTGTCGCTCTCCAATGAGGGCTTCAAGCGCCTCTACGCCAACTGGGACGAGTACACCAAGAAGATCGTCCTGCGCCAGCTGTCGATCTCGAACCACCCCGAGCCGATCCGCCGCCTGGGGTGCATCGCCATGAACACCCCGGTCGAGTTCGACATCTACGCCCACGCCAACTCGACCCTGGTCGGCGGTACCCGCATGATCAACGGCCTGGGCGGCTCCGGCGACTTCCTGCGCAACGGCTTCCTGAAGATCATGCACACCCCCTCGGTGCGCCCCAGCAAGTCCGACCCCACCGGCATCACCTGCGTGGTTCCCAAGGCGCCCCACGTCGACCACACCGAGCACGACCTCGACGTGCTGGTCACCGAGCAGGGCCTGGCCGACTGCCGCGGCCTGGCGCCGAAGGATCGCGCCCAGGTCATCATCGACAAGTGCGTGCATCCCGACTACAAGCCGATCATCCAGGAATACTTCGACATGGCCAAGAAGATCTGCCTGGAGAAGGGCGTCGGCCACGAGCCCCAACTCTTCGACCGCTGCTTCAAAATGCAGTGGAACCTGGAGAAGAACGGCACCATGAAGGTCGACAACTGGGACGTCAAGATCGACTTCTAA
- a CDS encoding CHRD domain-containing protein, whose product MLIITRKLFVAGVFALSGLLAAPQAVWADLAAVGPINLQNGFPLWWQDQNGTQVEICLEAANCPLFDPPVPGNPYSQQIGFGAEAFWWAAGADLANPVGNGLFELAMEAAFLTEDPAPGDQNPFVRLRARFDVAVAGTYTITYPFGTLTVNVPAGDLVINETIDIAGSPGDLPPFSAALATGVPPVAADGANNGVSAFFSGLAPAPAAGFMGVPGIASTIDATGLVNGATVTITGPAGAFGATNTLTNNDLWDVAGKLFIPGVNLAPNAVPDFATTALGSPVTINVVANDVDTLVAGSNDHVINPLAVALGSDTVNLINNAIGATSSVATARGGSATINADGTITYVPPPTFSGADSFSYLVQDTGGLVDTAQVTVVVEQLGAASAELRTKLLKWDIEGNSTITRLSGIDGAGNTFFFTPLAGLWNTPLMAASTGSGSITLTVIRDGAGTVTDLDYTLQIDGLVDITAAHIHVGALGERGPITVTLFDADGDIGTVGVPAGTNSPLTVTPATRFPAGDPRNTTTVTDVDNPVGGPLANLTAVVDAILAGQAYIQVHTVANPPGEIRGQLGRNAVALRAGSNSGPVIGTAAVTGTGTSGLWRFSGKSVANPGTSTQVFVLSSAGSAQAIPLRLR is encoded by the coding sequence ATGCTGATCATTACCAGAAAACTTTTTGTCGCGGGCGTCTTCGCCCTGAGCGGGCTGCTCGCTGCGCCCCAGGCGGTATGGGCGGATCTGGCCGCTGTTGGCCCGATAAACCTGCAGAACGGTTTCCCCCTCTGGTGGCAGGACCAGAACGGCACCCAGGTGGAGATCTGCCTGGAGGCGGCCAACTGCCCGCTGTTCGATCCGCCGGTACCCGGTAACCCCTATTCCCAGCAGATCGGTTTCGGCGCCGAGGCCTTCTGGTGGGCCGCCGGGGCCGACCTGGCCAACCCGGTCGGCAACGGCCTGTTCGAGCTGGCCATGGAAGCGGCATTTCTCACCGAAGATCCGGCGCCGGGGGACCAGAACCCCTTCGTGCGTCTGCGTGCCCGCTTCGACGTGGCGGTGGCCGGGACCTACACCATCACCTATCCCTTCGGGACCCTGACCGTGAATGTGCCGGCCGGCGACCTGGTCATCAACGAAACCATCGACATCGCCGGCAGCCCGGGCGATCTTCCGCCCTTCAGCGCGGCCCTGGCCACCGGGGTTCCGCCGGTTGCTGCCGATGGCGCCAATAACGGTGTATCCGCCTTCTTCAGCGGTTTGGCGCCGGCGCCCGCGGCGGGCTTCATGGGCGTCCCCGGCATCGCCTCGACCATCGACGCCACCGGGCTGGTCAACGGCGCCACGGTGACCATCACCGGCCCGGCTGGAGCCTTCGGCGCCACCAACACCCTGACCAATAACGACCTGTGGGATGTGGCCGGCAAGCTGTTCATCCCCGGCGTCAACCTGGCGCCGAACGCGGTCCCCGATTTCGCCACCACCGCCCTCGGCTCGCCGGTGACTATCAACGTCGTCGCCAACGACGTCGACACCCTGGTCGCGGGGAGCAACGACCATGTCATCAATCCCCTGGCCGTGGCCCTGGGCAGCGATACCGTGAACCTGATCAACAACGCCATCGGCGCCACCAGCTCCGTCGCCACGGCCCGCGGCGGCAGCGCCACCATCAATGCCGACGGCACCATCACCTATGTGCCGCCGCCGACCTTTTCCGGGGCGGATTCTTTCAGCTACCTGGTGCAGGACACCGGCGGCCTGGTCGATACGGCCCAGGTGACGGTGGTCGTCGAACAGCTTGGCGCCGCCTCGGCCGAACTGCGCACCAAGCTGCTCAAGTGGGACATCGAGGGCAACAGCACCATCACCCGGCTGAGCGGGATCGACGGCGCGGGGAACACCTTCTTCTTTACCCCGCTCGCGGGGCTCTGGAACACCCCGCTGATGGCCGCCAGCACCGGCAGCGGTTCGATCACCCTCACGGTGATCCGCGACGGCGCCGGCACCGTCACTGACCTGGACTACACCCTGCAGATCGACGGGCTTGTCGATATCACCGCCGCCCACATCCACGTCGGGGCCCTGGGCGAGCGGGGGCCGATCACGGTCACCCTGTTCGACGCCGATGGCGATATCGGCACGGTGGGCGTGCCCGCCGGCACCAACAGCCCCCTCACGGTGACCCCGGCCACCCGGTTCCCGGCGGGCGATCCGCGCAACACCACCACGGTGACCGACGTGGACAATCCGGTGGGCGGGCCGCTGGCCAATCTCACCGCCGTGGTCGACGCCATCCTGGCCGGGCAGGCTTACATCCAGGTGCACACCGTGGCCAACCCGCCGGGCGAGATTCGCGGGCAGCTGGGCCGCAACGCGGTGGCCTTGCGGGCCGGGTCCAACTCCGGCCCGGTCATCGGGACCGCGGCGGTCACCGGCACCGGAACCTCCGGCCTCTGGCGCTTCAGCGGCAAGTCGGTGGCCAACCCCGGGACCAGCACCCAGGTGTTCGTGTTGAGTTCCGCCGGCAGCGCGCAGGCCATTCCCCTGCGCCTGCGCTAA
- a CDS encoding CHRD domain-containing protein, which produces MVRHFAVRLLAIGFLLVVPSLGMAELTLTGPVTPPHNYPLWYQDANGLKMELCTQDNGFCLLVGPEEGGIDPVLGVGVETFWFSAAVAFDQPGIVGGVGLDLEGAFLNEAVIDGDQMSFGRVRIRLDVDQVGTYRVIHPYGEDTFVVDALVAGNEINFTEDIGCVAGPCDFDLALTSRIGPFLFWDSELPQLDVNGEPHVGNPNLLHTVLGSPTGNNFVRIERNGVQVAIENQFALMGKVFTGDGNTAPTPLNDVASTTPGTPVLIDVLANDTFTDIPINPGSVTIATPPTGGTAVMAVENGKVMVRYTPNGGFTGPDSFSYTVRNFAGLAGVDESAPAVVSLEVEALAVNRAELRPNLLKWRIEGTSSDATDNSILLLSEPLAVNATLSGAQEVPPVTTTGSGSALVTPAADLASLDFTLSTANLLNTQAAHIHVGAPGVDGPIIFNLAIGLFGSPVSGTLTAADLQPQPAQGINTFDDALRAILSGRAYVNVHTDGNPGGEIRGQLGPARLIGEVPVQADGSWSFQGKSTALPPTGGGIRAISSNAIAVPDVPLERR; this is translated from the coding sequence ATGGTCCGCCATTTTGCAGTCCGGCTGCTGGCCATCGGCTTTCTGCTCGTCGTACCTTCGTTGGGTATGGCTGAGCTTACGCTTACAGGCCCCGTCACCCCGCCCCACAACTATCCGCTCTGGTACCAGGATGCAAACGGCTTGAAGATGGAGCTCTGCACCCAGGACAACGGATTTTGTCTGCTGGTCGGCCCCGAGGAGGGGGGGATCGACCCGGTTTTGGGCGTTGGCGTTGAAACCTTCTGGTTTTCGGCAGCGGTGGCCTTCGACCAGCCCGGCATTGTCGGCGGGGTCGGCCTCGACCTCGAAGGGGCATTTCTCAACGAAGCCGTGATCGACGGTGACCAGATGTCCTTCGGCCGGGTGCGCATCCGGCTGGATGTCGACCAGGTGGGGACCTACCGGGTGATTCATCCCTACGGCGAGGACACCTTCGTCGTCGACGCCCTGGTTGCCGGCAACGAGATCAATTTCACCGAGGATATCGGCTGCGTCGCCGGGCCCTGCGATTTCGACCTGGCGCTCACCAGCCGCATCGGCCCTTTCCTGTTCTGGGATTCGGAGCTTCCCCAACTGGATGTCAACGGGGAACCCCACGTGGGCAACCCCAACCTGCTCCACACCGTGCTCGGCAGCCCCACGGGCAACAACTTCGTGCGCATTGAAAGAAACGGCGTTCAGGTGGCCATCGAGAACCAGTTCGCCCTGATGGGCAAGGTCTTCACCGGGGACGGCAACACGGCGCCGACCCCCCTGAACGACGTCGCCTCCACCACGCCGGGCACCCCGGTGCTGATCGACGTGCTGGCCAACGACACCTTCACCGACATCCCCATCAACCCAGGCTCGGTGACCATCGCCACGCCCCCTACCGGGGGGACGGCGGTCATGGCGGTGGAGAACGGCAAGGTCATGGTGCGCTACACCCCCAATGGCGGTTTTACCGGACCCGACAGTTTCAGCTACACGGTCCGCAACTTCGCCGGCCTGGCGGGCGTGGACGAATCGGCGCCGGCCGTCGTGAGCCTCGAGGTCGAAGCGCTGGCGGTCAACCGTGCCGAACTGCGGCCCAATCTGCTCAAATGGCGCATCGAGGGGACCAGCTCCGATGCGACCGACAACAGCATCCTGCTGCTGAGTGAGCCGCTGGCCGTGAATGCAACGCTCAGCGGGGCCCAGGAAGTCCCCCCGGTGACCACCACAGGCAGCGGCTCGGCCCTGGTCACCCCGGCAGCCGACCTGGCTTCGCTCGATTTCACCCTGAGCACCGCCAACCTGCTCAACACCCAGGCGGCCCACATCCATGTCGGTGCTCCCGGGGTGGATGGCCCCATCATCTTCAACCTGGCCATCGGCCTGTTCGGCAGCCCGGTCTCGGGCACCCTGACCGCGGCCGATCTGCAGCCGCAACCGGCCCAGGGGATCAACACCTTTGATGATGCGCTCCGCGCCATCCTTTCCGGCAGGGCCTACGTTAACGTTCACACCGACGGGAATCCCGGCGGGGAGATCCGCGGCCAACTCGGCCCGGCGCGGCTCATCGGCGAGGTGCCGGTGCAGGCCGACGGCAGCTGGTCGTTCCAGGGTAAATCGACGGCTCTGCCGCCGACAGGGGGGGGAATTCGTGCCATATCCAGCAACGCGATTGCCGTTCCAGACGTTCCTCTGGAGCGCCGCTAG